The DNA segment GATTCACCCATCAacgaaatatttttacaaCCAAGCGCATCACtaaaatgtttatataGAACGATGGATTCTAACGTCGGTATTGGATAAACTTCATCGCACACATTTGAGGTTGTTACAGTGTAATGTGATATGGCAATGGCAGTTTTTTCATTATGCCTCGCAATGTTCCTCAAGAAACTATGGAAAAATGGTAACATTTCGATTGCAAATCCACCACCATGGAAATATAGAATGACTGGATCTTCTTTCggattgaaaaattcaggCTTAGATAACCATTCAAATCTGCTTTTAATATCACTACGGTTAATGAtagattcattaaatatgtCAGtctttatattaattatattgcATTGTAGTATTTCACTAGGATATTTTGATGAgtttaaaagatatttcattatattttgcaaACCAACAAACAATGGATTCAGCACTTGTTCACCACTATATTTATCTGCTAATAAAAATGCTTCTCTCATAAATATTCTCGAGAAGACATCCAGATCTATCGTTTTAggtttttcattatttgatctctttaatttataactTTCAATAGCCAATTTAAAGGGTAGaatgaagataattttcagtaaaaaaataataccaTGGTGATTCATAATAGCAATGCTTTCCTTAAAAAACACCCTTGGTCTTCTAAACATAATactattaattattttaaacttttgttacaaaagaaaatctattatttaataCCTTATAAGAAATctttattctttaaaacATGCGTCCAATATTTTCGGTGATTTATCGCACCAGCATTCAAACCTTTAAAGCTGATgcaatatcattaaaagtGATAATATGTAATTTTAACTAATGATTAAAAGATTAATTGGAACAATAATGTATTCTTAATTACTTTATAGTTCAAGTTATTTAgcattatataaaatttggTGAAACAGTTAGTAGTTACGGtggaaaaaatatttttatcatgcagtaaaatattaaaggtATTATTTCTGACCACCATATTTCTCTCTCCAAGTTTCAATACTTTTCTCATCAATACGTTTAAATAAGTATTCGGCTTGGTTGATATGATGACCACCTAAGACAGCAATGTTGAAACTGTCacaaatttttaatgctGGAGCATTTAATATTCTATATATGGTTTCTGCAGTTTCTGGCATAAATGGATAGATCAAAGAAGCAACTGCGTAAACTATATTCAAACCGACACCAATAACAGCATCCGACTTATTTGGATGTTGTGAGAATAGTGCattatctaatttattGTCCTGTAAGAATTGATTACCACGAGCACTTAAAGCCATGGCGATTTCTAAACCACGTCTTTCATGAGCGTCTTCCATTTCAGTGACATAACTTGACATCAATTTATTGATGTCATCGTTTAAGTTATCATAGCCAGGTAGATTCTTAACTTCAAATTCTGGGACAACACCATTGTATTTAGTGTTCACGAATTTGATCAATCTGTTAACAAAGTTACCTAAATTTGCTAACAACtcactattatttttagtgACAAAATCATCCCAAGAAAAGTGCGAATCACTCGTTTCTGGTCTGATAGAAGCCAAATAGTATCTCCAAACACTTGGTGGAATACCAGAATCTTCTGCATTGTTACCAAATACACCGACGCCTCTACTCTTAGAGAACTTACCGCCTTcatattgtaaata comes from the Tetrapisispora phaffii CBS 4417 chromosome 1, complete genome genome and includes:
- the SAY1 gene encoding steryl deacetylase (similar to Saccharomyces cerevisiae YGR263C; ancestral locus Anc_5.42) — its product is MFRRPRVFFKESIAIMNHHGIIFLLKIIFILPFKLAIESYKLKRSNNEKPKTIDLDVFSRIFMREAFLLADKYSGEQVLNPLFVGLQNIMKYLLNSSKYPSEILQCNIINIKTDIFNESIINRSDIKSRFEWLSKPEFFNPKEDPVILYFHGGGFAIEMLPFFHSFLRNIARHNEKTAIAISHYTVTTSNVCDEVYPIPTLESIVLYKHFSDALGCKNISLMGESAGGHIILSLIQYLQFYKLQLPKHAVAVSPWLNPGVVDDDERQFMRNNCKLDSLSYEGLDLFQKQYIPNKNLRSTYNSDPLLNIETNFDSIAWEQITQNCKLYITYGSDEILRLQIDRFIKKLDKTCPNFIMENNVLIDHNGGHIRPIMNLHKDYNKWLRSELVQKLVNALGV